In Carya illinoinensis cultivar Pawnee chromosome 6, C.illinoinensisPawnee_v1, whole genome shotgun sequence, a single genomic region encodes these proteins:
- the LOC122314344 gene encoding uncharacterized protein LOC122314344 isoform X4 → MEGAEEELERRSKFLDSLIKKKKGIEQHDCLNVRVRASDMPLPLQNRAFRCARDQLESIPGKLDSKRLALELKKLGTAL, encoded by the coding sequence ATGGAGGGAGCAGAGGAAGAGCTGGAGAGGAGGAGCAAGTTCCTCGACAGTTTgattaagaagaagaaagggattGAGCAGCATGACTGTCTCAACGTGCGTGTCAGGGCCTCTGACATGCCCCTTCCTTTGCAGAACCGTGCCTTTCGCTGCGCACGTGACCAACTCGAGTCCATACCCGGCAAGCTTGACAGTAAACGCCTCGCCCTCGAGCTTAAGAAG